One window of the Colletotrichum destructivum chromosome 6, complete sequence genome contains the following:
- a CDS encoding Putative CRAL-TRIO lipid binding domain, CRAL/TRIO domain, CRAL/TRIO domain superfamily, whose amino-acid sequence MPVSLKSQTSALPRLFTLPQRSTRSILRSRLAQLPLTSQTVRQSLVRPSVRRFSCPSTSNFRRFHSPASRQLPDSSNPRAPRVLLQSRIDFVIYSFAVAFVCLCGVLYQQPADSNVAAIAGTETQSTIHSSATMATEAPPGRPGNLTPEQEEKLRQLWSLILSLGEDPNTTTADSASASIAPSETSAVEKGEKPKKKRVSLFSRKDKKEAGSANSSASVQTTIKEDGDDKYGQTKQFQEALANQSPEALRATIWAMVKHDHPDALALRFLRARKWDVEKAFVMMISTMNWRLTEMKVDEEIMRTGEAGALEASRSSDANVKKLGEDFMAQARSGKTFIHGLDKAGRPICQVRVRMHRQGEQCEESLEKYTVFLIETARMVLASPVDTATIVFDMTGFSMANMDYTPVKFMIKCFEANYPESLGAVLVHRAPWVFQGIWKIIKGWLDPVVAAKVHFTNNVKEMSEFIDPGHILKELDGQEDWDYKYVEPVAGENDKMRDTATRDALVSGREELIHQYEETTLQWIKGAGTDKEPAIKTQREELARKLRDDYWKLDPYIRAKCFLDRTGVIQEGGKIDMYSKGAPTLQSANGAPKVDTSADDVD is encoded by the exons ATGCCGGTCAGTTTGAAATCGCAAACTTCGGCTTTGCCTCGACTTTTCACTCTCCCACAAAGGTCAACCCGTTCCATCTTGAGGAGCCGTCTTGCCCAACTACCCTTGACTTCACAGACCGTACGGCAATCCTTGGTCAGACCGAGCGTCCGGAGATTCAGCTGCCCCTCCACGTCAAACTTCAGACGATTCCACTCACCTGCTTCACGACAGTTGCCGGACTCCTCCAACCCCAGGGCCCCACGTGTCTTGCTTCAATCTCGAATCGACTTTGTTATCTACTCCTTCGCTGTCGCCTTCGTGTGTCTCTGTGGTGTGTTGTATCAACAGCCCGCTGACTCCAACGTCGCTGCCATTGCCGGTACCGAGACTCAATCGACGATTCACTCATCAGCCACCATGGCAACGGAAGCACCCCCTGGAAGACCGGGAAACCTCACCCCGGAacaggaggagaagctgcgCCAGCTATGGAGCCTGATTCTGTCTTTGGGAGAAGATCCAAACACCACTACCGCAGATAGCGCATCTGCCAGCATAGCCCCGAGCGAGACCTCGGCTGTCGAAAAGGGCGAGAAGCCTAAGAAGAAGCGCGTCTCACTTTTCAGTCGCAAGGACAAGAAAGAAGCTGGATCAGCAAACTCTTCGGCTTCTGTCCAGACTACCATCAAggaagatggcgatgacAAGTATGGCCAGACTAAGCAGTTTCAGGAGGCCTTGGCCAACCAAAGTCCCGAGGCTCTGCGCGCCACAATTTGGGCCATGGTCAAGCATGACCACCCGGATGCCCTTGCGCTGCGCTTTCTGAGAGCGCGCAAGTGGGATGTTGAGAAGGCCTTTGTCATGATGATCTCCACCATGAACTGGAGATTAACAGAGATGAAGGTTGACGAGGAAATCATGAGGACTGGCGAGGCTGGTGCTTTGGAAGCTTCGAGGAGCTCGGATGCCAACGTAAAGAAACTCGGTGAGGATTTCATGGCCCAAGCCCGGTCAGGCAAGACCTTCATTcacggcctcgacaaggcaGGACGGCCAATCTGCCAGGTCAGAGTACGAATGCACAGGCAAGGAGAACAATGCGAGGAGAGCCTCGAGAAGTACACTGTCTTCTTGATTGAGACAGCGCGGATGGTGTTGGCTTCTCCCGTGGACACTGCT ACGATTGTCTTTGATATGACCGGCTTCTCCATGGCAAACATG GACTACACCCCCGTCAAGTTCATGATCAAGTGCTTCGAGGCCAACTACCCTGAATCTCTTGGAGCTGTCCTCGTTCACCGTGCTCCTTGGGTCTTTCAAG GAATCTGGAAGATCATCAAGGGCTGGCTCGACCCGGTCGTTGCAGCCAAGGTTCACTTCACCAATAACGTTAAGGAGATGTCGGAGTTCATTGATCCGGGGCACATtctcaaggagctcgacggccAGGAGGATTGGGACTACAAGTATGTGGAGCCGGTCGCCGGAGAGAACGACAAGATGAGGGACACTGCAACACGAGATGCACTGGTGtctggccgagaagagctCATCCATCAGTATGAAGAGACGACCCTGCAATGGATCAAGGGGGCCGGGACGGACAAGGAGCCTGCCATTAAGACCCAGCGCGAGGAGCTTGCCCGCAAGCTGAGAGATGACTACTGGAAGCTGGACCCGTACATCCGCGCCAAGTGCTTCCTGGACCGGACTGGCGTCATCCAGGAGGGTGGGAAGATCGATATGTATTCTAAGGGAGCCCCCACGCTTCAGTCTGCCAACGGCGCGCCCAAGGTCGATACCTCGGCTGATGATGTAGACTAG
- a CDS encoding Putative DASH complex subunit Dam1 protein — protein sequence MADHNYKYDLDSSNKRSTSRTRNSRPTTPMRPTTPLRPSSRSSFRESARDSVHGGGESFPLNTFEPAFAELSDAVADLEANMMHFQLMHESLARFSESFASFLYGLNMNAFCVDFQEGPVAESFRRAKQHEESNVNTGIGIPRAQEKTAPENDGETTFMTTDVSFVENPPASSKSTPRYKTPTTKGSRVPAPATRGGTTRGRAGGRGGTETQRGRGSGLVRPRGRGLR from the exons ATGGCCGACCACAACTACAAGTACGATCTCGACTCCAGCAACAAGCGATCGACCTCACGTACGCGCAACTCACGTCCCACAACACCGATgcgcccgacgacgccacTGCGCCCATCGTCGCGATCCTCTTTTCGCGAATCTGCCCGTGACAGCgtccatggcggcggcgagtcTTTCCCTCTAAACACCTTCGAGCCGGCCTTCGCCGAGCTTtcggacgccgtcgccgacctcgaggccaacaTGATGCATTTTCAGCTGATGCATGAGAGCTTGGCCCGTTTCAGCGAGTCGTTTGCAAGCTTTCTGTATGGTCTGAACATGAACGCCTTTTGCGTCGACTTTCAGGAG GGTCCTGTTGCAGAGTCTTTCCGGCGCGCAAAGCAGCATGAAGAGTCGAACGTAAACACAGGCATAG GAATTCCTCGTGCACAAGAGAAGACCGCCCCCGAGAATGACGGCGAAACGACTTTTAT GACTACGGATGTTTCTTTCGTCGAAAACCCACCTGCCTCCTCCAAGTCGACCCCGAGATATAAGACCCCTACTACAAAAGGGTCACGCGTGCCTGCGCCGGCCACCCGCGGTGGGACAACGCGGGGCCGCGCAGGAGGCCGTGGAGGTACCGAGACACAAAGAGGCCGGGGTAGCGGACTGGTCAGACCTCGCGGCCGTGGACTTCGGTGA
- a CDS encoding Putative Zinc finger C2H2-type: MGVTNKKTLTKTRRKTRDVDQIKSDMRSARHLQIFKNTKAKEDLPGLGQHYCIECAKWFETEVSLVGHRRGKPHKRRVKQLKEEPYTQKDAEAAIGLRTDNKGANNDGPEKALDQEIEMET; encoded by the exons ATGGGCGTCACCAACAAGAAGACCCTGACCAAGACGCGGAGGAAGACAAG GGATGTTGATCAAATAAAGTCCGACATGCGATCAGCGAGGCACCTGCAGATATTCAAGAACACCAAGGCAAAGGAAGATCTTCCCGGGTTGGGACAGCATTACTGCATCGAATGTGCTAAGTGGTTTGAGACTGAGGTCAGCCTCGTCGGCCACCGCAGAGGCAAGCCTCACAAGCGCAG AGTTAAGCAGCTGAAGGAGGAACCTTACACCCAaaaggacgccgaggctgcTATTGGTCTCCGAACGGACAACAAGGGCGCCAATAACGACGGCCCCGAGAAGGCCCTCGACCAGGAAATTGAGATGGAGACTTGA
- a CDS encoding Putative aconitase A/isopropylmalate dehydratase small subunit, swivel domain, Aconitase, domain 2 has product MLASRQLLGSVARSRTAASASLGLRRMATVSDSPLDRKVKQNIHEEGNFINYKKMSENLAVVRSRLNRPLAYAEKILYSHLDNPHEQEIERGVSYLKLRPDRVACQDATAQMAILQFMSAGMPSVANPTTVHCDHLIEAQIGGAKDLERAVGINKEVYDFLASACAKYNIGFWKPGSGIIHQIVLENYAFPGGLLIGTDSHTPNAGGLGMCAIGVGGADAVDVMANLPWELKAPKVIGVKLTGQMSGWVTPKDIILKVAGILTVKGGTGAIVEYHGPGVEGISATGMGTICNMGAEIGATTSLFPFNDRMHQYLSATKRKDIGDFARTYAKELREDEGVEYDQLIEINLSELEPHINGPFTPDLATPISKFSEAVKANNWPEELKVGLIGSCTNSSYEDMNRSASIARDALDHGLKSKAIFTITPGSEQIRATIERDGQLQTFEEYGGTVLANACGPCIGQWDRQDVKKGTPNSIISSYNRNFTGRNDGNPATHSFVASPDLVVAMTVAGSLHFNPLKDTLKDKDGKEFMLKPPSGEGLPSRGYDPGQNTYQAPPADRSTVNVQVSPSSDRLQILSPFEAWDGKDVKDIPILIKAKGKTTTDHISMAGPWLKYRGHLDNISNNMLIGAINEANGEANKVKNFTTGEWDAVPAVARDYKAKGIKWVVIGDWNYGEGSSREHAALEPRHLGGLAIITRSFARIHETNLKKQGMLPLTFSDPADYDKIKPEDKVDILATELEVGKPLTMVVHPKDGEAFEVKLSHTFNAPQIEWFKNGSALNTMAKSAGKS; this is encoded by the exons ATGTTGGCCTCACGACAGCTCCTGGGCTCTGTGGCCCGGAGCCGCACTGCTGCCAGTGCCAGTCTGGGACTGCGCAGGATGGCAACAGTCTCCGACTCTCCTCTTGACCGCAAG GTCAAGCAGAATATCCATGAGGAGGGCAACTTCATCAACTACAAGAAGATGTCCGAGAACCTGGCCGTCGTGCGGTCGCGTCTCAACCGCCCCCTCGCCTACGCCGAGAAGATTCTTTACTCCCATCTCGACAACCCCCACGAGCAGGAGATTGAGCGTGGTGTGTCGTACCTGAAGCTTCGCCCTGACCGCGTTGCTTGCCAGGATGCCACTGCTCAGATGGCGATTCTTCAGTTTATGTCTGCCGGCATGCCTTCCGTTGCGAACCCCACCACTGTCCACTGTGACCACTTGATTGAGGCTCAGATTGGCGGTGCTAAGGACTTGGAGCGTGCTGTTGGTATCAACAAGGAGGTTTATGACTTCCTCGCCTCTGCTTGCGCTAAATACAACATCGGCTTCTGGAAGCCCGGCTCTGGTATTATCCACCAGATCGTCCTTGAGAACTACGCTTTCCCTGGTGGTCTTCTTATCGGCACGGATTCCCACACCCCCAATGCCGGTGGTCTTGGCATGTGCGCCATCGGTGTCGGTGGTGCTGATGCTGTCGACGTCATGGCCAACCTCCCGTGGGAGCTCAAGGCCCCGAAGGTTATCGGTGTCAAGCTCACTGGCCAGATGTCCGGTTGGGTTACTCCTAAGG ACATTATCCTCAAGGTCGCCGGTATCCTGACTGTCAAGGGTGGTACCGGTGCCATCGTCGAATACCACGGCCCTGGTGTTGAGGGTATCTCTGCCACCGGTATGGGTACTATCTGCAACATGGGTGCTGAGATCGGCGCCACCACCTCCTTGTTTCCCTTCAACGACCGCATGCACCAGTACCTCTCCGCCACCAAGCGCAAGGATATTGGAGACTTCGCCCGCACCTACGCCAAGGAGCTCcgcgaagacgagggcgtcgagtaCGATCAGCTCATCGAGATCAACCTGTCGGAGCTCGAGCCCCACATCAACGGTCCTTTCACTCCTGATCTGGCTACCCCCATCTCTAAGTTcagcgaggccgtcaaggccaacAACTGgcccgaggagctcaaggtCGGTCTCATCGGTTCCTGCACCAACTCCTCTTACGAGGACATGAACCGCTCCGCCTCCATCGCTCGTGACGCTCTTGACCACGGCCTCAAGTCCAAGGCCATCTTCACCATCACTCCCGGTTCCGAGCAAATTCGTGCCACCATCGAGCGTGACGGTCAGCTCCAGACTTTCGAGGAGTACGGTGGAaccgtcctcgccaacgcctgTGGTCCCTGCATCGGTCAGTGGGATCGCCAGGACGTCAAGAAGGGCACCCCCAACTCCATCATCTCTTCCTACAACCGCAACTTCACCGGCCGTAACGATGGCAACCCGGCCACTCACTCGTTCGTCGCCTCGCCCGATCTGGTCGTCGCTATGACGGTTGCCGGCAGCCTGCACTTCAACCCTCTCAAGGACACCCtgaaggacaaggacggcaaggaaTTCATGCTCAAGCCCCCTAGTGGTGAGGGTCTCCCCAGTCGCGGATACGACCCGGGCCAGAACACCTACCAGGCTCCTCCCGCCGACCGCAGCACTGTCAACGTGCAGgtctctccttcttccgACCGTCTTCAGATTCTGTCTCCCTTCGAGGCTTGGGACGGCAAGGACGTTAAGGATATCCCCATcctcatcaaggccaagggcaagactACCACTGACCACATCTCTATGGCCGGCCCCTGGTTGAAGTACCGTGGCCACTTGGACAACATCTCCAACAACATGCTCATCGGTGCCATTAACGAGGCCAACGGTGAGGCGAACAAGGTCAAGAACTTCACCACTGGTGAGTGGGACGCTGTCCCCGCCGTTGCCCGTGACtacaaggccaagggcatcaaGTGGGTCGTTATTGGTGACTGGAACTACGGCGAGGGCTCTTCCCGTGAGCACGCCGCTCTCGAGCCTCGTCACTTGGGTGGTCTTGCCATTATCACCCGCTCGTTCGCCCGCATCCACGAGACCAACCTCAAGAAGCAGGGCATGCTTCCTCTTACCTTCTCCGACCCCGCCGACTACGACAAGATCAAGCCCGAAGACAAGGTTGATATCCTTGCCACCGAGCTTGAGGTCGGTAAGCCCCTGACCATGGTCGTCCACCCcaaggatggcgaggccTTCGAGGTTAAGCTTTCGCACACCTTCAACGCCCCCCAGATCGAGTGGTTCAAGAACGGCAGCGCTCTCAACACTATGGCTAAGTCCGCTGGCAAGTCATAA